A stretch of the Candidatus Effluviviaceae Genus I sp. genome encodes the following:
- the fsa gene encoding fructose-6-phosphate aldolase, giving the protein MKIFLDTANIQHIKEAASLGLVDGVTTNPTLIAREQGQFEDIVRQICELVHGPVSAEVVSTDAAGMVEEAKKLARIHDNVVVKVPMIKEGVKAIWELAEIGIRTNCTLVFSSNQALLAAKAGATFVSPFIGRLDDAGHIGMDVVREILTIYDNYGYDTEVIVASVRHPLHVVESALAGADIVTIPYDVFEKMFKHPFTDKGLAAFLADWEKTKGR; this is encoded by the coding sequence GCGAACATCCAGCACATCAAGGAAGCGGCGTCGCTCGGCCTCGTCGACGGCGTCACGACGAACCCCACGCTGATCGCCCGCGAGCAAGGGCAGTTCGAGGACATCGTTCGCCAGATCTGCGAGCTCGTGCACGGCCCCGTGAGCGCGGAGGTCGTGAGCACGGACGCGGCGGGCATGGTCGAAGAGGCGAAGAAGCTCGCGCGCATCCACGACAACGTCGTCGTGAAGGTCCCGATGATCAAGGAAGGCGTGAAGGCGATCTGGGAGCTGGCGGAGATCGGCATCCGGACGAACTGCACGCTCGTGTTCTCCTCCAACCAGGCCCTCCTCGCCGCGAAGGCGGGCGCGACCTTCGTGAGCCCGTTCATCGGCCGGCTCGACGACGCCGGGCACATCGGCATGGACGTCGTGCGCGAGATCCTCACCATCTACGACAACTACGGGTACGACACCGAGGTCATCGTGGCGAGCGTCAGGCATCCGCTCCATGTCGTGGAGTCCGCGCTGGCCGGCGCGGACATCGTGACGATCCCCTACGACGTGTTCGAGAAGATGTTCAAGCACCCGTTCACCGACAAGGGG